The Branchiostoma floridae strain S238N-H82 chromosome 1, Bfl_VNyyK, whole genome shotgun sequence sequence GACTGTGCCTTAAGCCTGCTGCAGGCCACTGCAGCTCTGGAGCGAGCCTTGGGAGATGTATGTACACAATATTTAAGAATGGGGAAAGTTTTCAAGTGTTACATATATTTCTTCCCTCAATATATATATGCAGACCTGTTGCATAACCCACAGTGTTGTTAAGTCAGGCGGGAAGTGGTAGGAAGACAAGCTTTAAAAGTAATTGATAACAGTTAAGTCCATTTTACATATGATGCCAGAAAGATATCAGCTAACAATCAttttataataatataatagaaTCCATTCAAACTGGTTTGATATCACTTTCACCATCTCATCCTCAGGTGTTCCTGATGCAGGGGTCCCAGTGCCCCTCCCTGCTGAGAGACCTGCTGGCCACCAGGGAGCTGACAGACATTTTTGGATCCACAGCTGTGAGACTGTCCAACTTTTCTCTTTCTTGCAACTGAACATGTCAGTAAATCCTGATATAAATTAAGTTAAAAGTTTTAACATTAAAAAGTCCTTCCTGTACCAGATCTCGTATAGGGCaatcccatctccatttcagtagtcctgggccacacaaccttgtgcaatcactacagcagggggctagtccactggtagtggtgaaTGTtcagcttccatactctttttcaaatgctgagtgctaagcagagaaagcagcttgtaacgttaccattttcaaagtctttggtatgacttggccgtAGATTGAACTCACTACCTACCAATATGGGACATTAGAATGCTGTTTTATAAGTGCAACAAAAATGTTAATTCATTGGTTTCTGATGTTAGAATTGAGGTGATTCTTTTGTGGTTTTTATTTTGCCTGTAGATGTCCTGTCTGCATGTGCTGATTGGCCCTCCCTCCAGCCTGAACCTCAGGAACATTGCCTGGCATGGATTCCTCAGTCCTGGGGAGGTACCAGATATGTACGTATGTTGTGAAACTCTATGATGAATTTTCATATCTGATAACTATGGTGATTCAACCTGTCACCAATTGTGATGATACTTAAGGTCACATGGATTAATGCTCTTCTGGAGGACATTCCAAATttcacaaaacttttttttcgtttaagTTATATTTGATTACCTCATATTTTGCTTTGACTAATTGTTTCACTTCCTCTTGCAAAGGTATGTCAGTTTCCTGTTGGTTGTGGTGGCAACATTAGGAGAACAGACTCCCTTTCTATACGAGGTCTCCCACCGCACCCCACTGGATCTCTCACCACAGTTGCAGCACCTGGAGAAAGTCTTTCCAGGTGGACCCAATATTGTCATGTCATTTGATTATGACTGAGATCTTTGACCATCGTGCAATAGTTCATGAGATCACTCATGCagattgaaataaagaaaagtagTTTTCATATTTCAATCATGTACAGTATTAATGTTAAACAAGAAGGAGTTTGCTCTTGTTTGCTCTGTAACTGCTTGATTAACATTTCTAAGATCTCAACAGCTGGACACAAACCAAGTTGTAACCTTGCTTTTGATACAGTCCTACAGGCAACAGATCTGCCTGTGCTGAGGGATGTCATCCACCAAACTGCATTCATCCAGCCTTCAATGATGCCTTATTGGGAGAAAGCTTTGGAGAAATTTTCAGATCAAAGGTAGCTCAAAATTTGAATTGTGTTCAGTGAACATTACCTGTAAATGATTTGTTCTGCTAGATTGCTGAACAATGTTGATCTATTTAGATTTGAACTGGGCGATGATCAGGATATTAATTAACTTGCAGTTACATTATCTATATCCTCAAGTCTACTTGACACTTTGTCTATTGcaatatttctttcttcaacaACAAGACAAGATTTGTGTGTAATCATGTAATCAACATTACCAATGCTATAATAAAAGGTACATATATTGACAATGCCAATCTATAACAGTTGATTGTCACTAGTTTACCACATGTACCTTATGCAGCTATGGCCACAGTctgttgctgctgctgccaCAGTTGGAACATGGGCTGAGAAGAGTCTTCGCTGTAATGAACAACTGTCCACAAAGGATGATGACTGCTGAGGTAACAACAAGCAAACTGCTGAAAGTCCAAATTTTCACAAGTCACTGCAAAGTGTTCACAGTGTTTTTTATAAGACTTTATTCTTGAATAGTTGAACCTTTCATATGATGTATGGTCTTTCTCTCTATATCTTGGGTCATGGCCATTCTGTGGATCACATTGCACTTAGTTTGTGTCATTTGCACCCATCTAGACAGGGATGGAGAAAAGAAAGTTTACATGAAAATTGTTACCTACgtgttcttttttgttcttccaGTCTTCAGTCCTTTACACAACATGTGATGAGGTGAGTGACATGGGAATGGACATTAAGCTGTGGTCCTCTAGTATTTGTTGTGCTTGTTAGAAACAGCTGGAGAACATTTGCTACTTACAATTAACCTATAAATGTtgcctgtcttctctgtcatgaccagtgaaGATATAGCTCTTCAtcttacatgtagattttatCATGATCGCTATGATTTATCATACTTTTTACTGTTTCCACTCCCAAACACTAGATCCTGTCCCCCACCCTGCAGGATGGTAGCACCAACCACATGTCATCAGAACTGGGAGACTCCTACATggtgagtacatgtatgtcctttcTGATCAACCGACTACTGGAAAACTCCAAAACAGGCAGCACTTCTGTAAATAAATGAAGGCTCCTTTTTGTATGATCTTCATTATGGAAATCTCTTCCTCGGTTCCTACGGTACCATTTTAGTACCATTATACATGTTCATTATCATCAAATGGCAatgtcttttttctttaaaaCCCCTTCTTCTATGGCTTTTGTATCTTTAAGTTACAGAAAACCTGACAACTTACATAttttagtagtacatgtactttcagaaCTTCAGAAAGCTGAATGAATTGCTTAGCACATGTAAACTGGACATGGAGATGGACAAAAAAGAATTAATTAATTAAAATAATTAATTAAAatactatccaagcagatgttaggggaGGCTGAATCGTTACATTTTCCCTGCTGCCATTTTCTGTGTCACACTGCCTCCTCAGGGACACATGAAAAGCTTAGCTAGGAAAATGTAGCACTCTCTCCTCTCCAACATCTACCTGAAGATTAGTGGCAAATGATATAGTTTCTGGTGGCAGTAGCATTTGGCAAGAAAAAAGCCTGTCTTGTCTTCTGCAGGAGGTTTTGTTGGACCTCCTGGTGCATCCTGAGGGCCCCCGGGTACGAGATCACGCCAGCCATGGTGAGCTGGACCTGATGGCCATTCCTGCTGTCCTAGCCAACCACgtcctgtgtgtctgtctggcCTTCTGTGTTAGATACGCCTCAACTGACATATCTTGGCTGGTAACTCGGAATTTGTCTTTTCCAACATATCAATGCAATGCATTTCAGCTGCTTCTCTACATGTAGCTGGTTGTATAAATGCCCTTTGGTGTGGTAACACACTCATAATCACATACATATTATTTGGAAGATTGTTTAAAACAATATAACATGGCTTTGCATTGTATTTcaaacaaatttgtatcaatacTGTTAATGATATACCCCGGTATGTAGTACTTTCCATTGTGACTCTTTTGTCCCatgtattgtttctttctgtaaTTTTCAATCAGGAGGATAAAGATATTAAAAGACACTGCTGACTCGGCATTTTTCTCTTTACTATAAAGCAGTCAGAAACAGCTGTCCATGTGGACCAGGTGGTTCAGAGGTACAAGTCTTTGTTTCATCCCACAGCTCTGCTTATCCAAAGGGTGAGAAACTTACAAACACTGTCATACAAGTTGAACTTTCTTACAGATGATTACTTCTATGATATATTTGTCTACACATTGGCAacaaattgttttctgtgtctTCTCCAGATGCACACCTGTTTGGAGTCCATGAGTGCCTGGTTTCAGGTCCCCAGGCCCCCTGCAGACGAGTTGTAAGGCTCCATAAGTCCATTACATCAACTTCATTTATCAGCCAACTTTGCTATGGCCATGTTTATAACctcatgtaaatgtacaatctTTCACGTTTATTCTGTTCACTACATGTACCAGAACATCATAATAAGTCTGAATGATACACCATGGTTTCCTACAGATCAAGAGACCAATCCAATCCTGCAGAGGAGGCAGCAAACAACCAAGATGCCAGACAGGCCATGTCTGTATTAAACATGGCCATACACAAAGTTCTGCCCTCACACAACTCTGACTCCAGCCTTGCAGACCTAAGGTTCGAACTTTGTAGTTCTCCCCATCTTCTTGTGTAAAGGGAAAAGAGGAAGAGTGATCGAAAGACTCCTTAAGTAGTTGTTATTGTTCAGTATCTTCAGAAAAGGCACTGTTCATCCAGTTTCAATCTGTTAGCTGTGTTGTTAATCAGATTTCTGTACATAAAGTTGGtaggtggtgttcagcaccaaggacaggtctcgGTGTGgctggtgttcagtaccagggacaggcctgtatgtggatggtgttctgtACCCAGAACGGGTCTCAGTGTGGATggcattcagtaccagggacaggcctgAATGTGAGTGGTGTTCAATACCAGGGTCATGCCTGAGTATGGATGgtaatcagcaccagggacaggtttgattgttagcagtgttcagtaccagagaCAAATCTGCATGTGCATGGTATTAAGCACGAAGGACCAATAATAagtgtggattgtgttcagtaccaggcaCAGGTCTGAGTGTGCTATACACTTTACACATACAAAAAGGTGATCATTAAACTATAAACCTATTCTTCTCCAGTGCTCCTCACTCCTGGCAGCTTTACAAGACgccggtgtgtgtgtgtctgtgtgaacCTGTGAAGACAATCTACCGACCGCGTGGTGAGCTGGAGCTGGTGTCCCTACTGAGACACATCATCCACAACAGCCAGACGGCATCACAGAACATCCAGGAAACAGCTGAACAGAGATGTGAGCTTTGGAGGAACAGGAAACTTCGGTCCAGACAAAGAGAAAACTATTGTAGGATGCTGGACAGGTCAGGCAGTCTCCATCAAGCCATGAAGACTTTTTAACCTTTTAATTGGTAGTGTTTGACTTGGGATTAAAACTGCAGTCAGGTTATACGGAAGACTTGAAAAATATGATTGCATAGAATGTACTACATACTGagttctctgcttagcactcagcagtatggaagttgaacacattcCACTACCAGAGGACTCGCCCTCTACTGTAGGTCCCtttgtggcccaagggctatagatatgtatatatacaccaAAAGCAGTGGGAAGGATTTCAAATCTTTAACACAATAGGTCAATATAAATCATACTCCTGTAATGCATTTACTTTGTCATTTGTTGCAGCCTCCAGACTATTTTTAATGGTCTTCAGctggttgtcatggtaacagtcCATCACCTTCTAACACTAGGAGACCAGGGGCAACTCGGGTCATCTCAAaagcaaaaacagaaaaagtaaGAGATGTTCTGCTGTGATTTGCTTCAGAACGCAAATTGTTGGATTAGAGTTGTATTGTGCTCATCCTAACTTGGTAATTTACAGTGTGAACTTTTCATCAGTTTTTCTGTAGCTTCTTTTTAGTTTTTCATGTTTCTCTTTTAAAGTGAATCTTGAGCTGCAAAATACCTAATTTCAGTACTCTAACATTATGTATTAAGTGTCATGATTTGGTGTAACAATAGACTATATTAAGACAAATTTACAAGTACATTTTCCTTTGCAGATTTCTCAAGGGTATCCTGCAGTATGTGGAGAACCTTGTGTCCAAAACCAGTATGGATCAAAACAAGTGGGAGGAGTGCTGCATACTCACATCAGCTGCAATTAATAGGATAAAAGAGTACTACAATGATTATATCTCAACAGAACATAGCGCttctttttaacaaaatatACTTTACAGTAATGTTCCACCTTATAACTGGATATACTTTGTCCAAGATAAGGTTTACCAAGATGATAAATAACAACAGAGCATGTCATATAGATCTAAAgctatctttatttatcactgTTGCGATTGTCCATTAAAGTTGGAGCATGGATGATATTACTGAAGCACAACACATCAATGTTGTAACCATGAATCTTGGACTACCAATAACGTTACACCTGAGATACTGTGGAGCACTGTGGAGATAAATAGCACTTTTTACTGGACCATGCCATTAAACATTAACTATAAATTCCACTGTGTCAGCcatgtataacattacatgATCATTATTCACATAAGgcatttacatgtttttatgCCACCATTCAGAGACAATTAATTTGTTGAATTCTGTTGCCCATTCATCTCAAGATAGTAGTGTTTCTCCGctaagaactacatgtatttggtagcCATCTATTTATCACATTACAGTCTCCCTGAATATACAGACCATTTTGCATCAGCTGAATAGGATATCAGGGCAGCAATTCCCTTACCAATCTATCCAACTGAACAGCAAAACTTGGAAATTAAAAGTCCAATGAAATCTGACCATCACACTTGAAGATTGGGTAGATCTTATCTCTAATCCTATGACTTGAAGTCCCCAACATAGTGGGAATTCTTGAGTTTATCCTTGATGTAATTCCCCACTGTGAAGTGTGCAGGTTGCGAGTGGAACCCGCTTGTTGCGTCACCTCCAACATTCCGTAAAATGGCGTCTCCACCTGGGTGTTTAGCCACATACTCTGTCATGTCATACACCTGCAAAACACAGTAATGGTAGATGATTAAAGGTACCAGAAATAATCAGCAAAAATATCTGCAGCAGTTAAACAGTGTAATTGCAAGCATGTTCTACCAATTATGAAAGCAGCATTTTATCACCATTAGATAATGATTTGACATGAGTTACGAAAGAGCAGATGTTCTAGCCAGCAGAACAAATTTAAAGCCCTTCAAACATCAACAAACGTTGTCTCATATAGGATACATATCAAAAGCACCCAATAATGTTACAGAACCTAATACTCATCAACTTTGCCGAAAACCTTTACAAGAGACATCAGCATCACTCACTGCCTTGAAACAGATTCTGGACCTTTGGCAAGATCACATGAGTCTGGGAAATGTCAGCTGCAAATTGCTGTCCTGATTTCCAGTGAGGACCATTATTCATACAGCAAGTTATGTAACGTTTTatgctaacgttacataaaaatCAATTTCATGGGAAGGCTATGATATTCACAGAATGAACAAATTGATATGAAAAGCCAGCAAGTTGCACTATGTTAAGAGTGGGATGGGCATTCGTGACAAGGTCAATGAATTTTTCCAGTCACTAGATTTTCCTCTTACCTTTCCGTCGATGATGATCCAAGCATCTTCTTTCTTGTTGTGCTTCGCTAACTCTTGTTTTGATATCAAGCGTCCCTCTTGTCTACTCCCTCCATTTGAAGCCATGGCCTTTTTCCTGTCGGTTATCACTCAATACTCAGCTGCCACTCAACATGCAGGCCTAACAGACAGCTGTTTCATCTCAGCCCAGTGGATGCTGCCTCCTCATCTGATGATGACACCTCCAAAACAAACCTTGaaatctcgcgagagttacagcgCTTCGCGTGATTTTGTAACTCCCCCTACGGCTAGACTAGTTCATTTTAGTAGAGGGGAATGACAAGTAATTTAATCCATTACAATACTTTCGTTAGCTTGTaatatacaaaacatgtatatcaataaaacattgaaatagtACTCATTATAATATATCGCAATAAAACTTAACATGATTTGTCTAGAGAATACATTGGTACCTGTAACATATCTAGTTACCTACCAGGTAGTGGACGGTTCCGATTTTGACGGGCTTGTGGGTAGTAATCATGGCCGAACCTATGTGGCAGGAGAACGAAAGTCAACATCTGCTAAAAAGTGGACCGTTTCTCACAAACAGTAAGTTTTCCTGTACAAATTATGCATCAGTAGAAGCCTTTGTACACTATAGAATACACAGACCAGTAGGTAGTATCAGAGAAATCATGTAAAACCTAGAGATACGATTAAATGTTCGCCAAAGTTCTATGATGACACAAGAGTTCCGGTCCAGAGGCCAGTCTGTTCGGTCACGAGTGTGCTATGATCGTCAACTCAAGAGCCGGTCTTTCAGTCTCACTTGCGTGGTTTCGAGTATGTTCTGTGCCAACATGGTGTCACAACGCCTGTTTTTTTCCCTAAACAAGCACCGTGTATTTGTGCTGTAGTAGTCGACCCCTCATAGCAAATGCAAGACAACAAAATTTATGTACAGTAATTACCTCAAAGTGACCAGTGGGCGTATCTGAACAGTGTCAAGATTGTCTAAAATTATTATCCAGTTTTTTCATGTCCTTGTAGTGCTAACCTAATGTTTCAAGGGGTCCTCGGACTTGAAAGCCACgcatgatttgaattttgattgcatgaaaatatcaaaattatattgcacatacattgttttttgtttgtaactggtatgtaatatgatatcaataatgGCATGTTAAACACAAACAGAAATTATGGCAGGATGTTTGTCTTGTACCTCACATAGAAATAATCTGCTTGATGTGGAATGTGCATCAGATataaagaaaacttttctttGAAGAATGACCACCTGTTACCTTTTTGCTTTCATGACTGTTTGCGTACACAGGAAATAGGAGCTTTAGCTCAATGCAGTGCTAAATATGTAATCTCCTAGCAGCTGTTGGGGTGGAAAGTCGTCATGTTTttgtatctgtttttttttcctgccaGCACTCAACACGAACTAAGTGCTGTCGGAATAAAAAACAGTAAATCTGAAAATGttataacatctgcttggagattacttgaTATATTCTCCTTGCAGTCAGGAGGTAGGGATTCGTAGCCAAGTTATGTTTCCATGTGCTGCTCTGAAGACCCTCTTTGAGTACCAACATGCAATGACTCCACACTGCATTGCTTTTTGCCACCTTTGTCCACGGAAGTTCCTTGGGCTTGAACATATCATACCCCAAACCCCATTGATTCGGCTTGTCAGGGAAATTACCTTttctttgttatgattttttacGTTGCTGAAAGAGACATCAAATTATTCATGGTAGGGGCTGTTGCTTGGTCATTGACTCGCTTACAGTTACACAACGTAGATCAACAATAATTTAATCCCATCTGTCAataaatctgaacttcatgccATGAAATTGATGTAATACAATTTCCTAAGCTTAAAATGCTAGATTTAAACAATATAGGCTTCTACACAATGAATGAGAcagaaaaaaactgataaagCTGTAAATAGCCCTGTACAAAATATAATCTTTGTGCTAATCTATAGACAGATCTTTCAGAATCAGTTTTGATCCCAGAGGCATTACAAACATCCACAACTGTACAAGTTTCCTAACTGTAGCAAGCATTGGTCATCCTTTGTGTAAAATAAACCCAAGGAAGACTGTAAACTGTAATgttgtttctattttgtaactGTGTTATTTATTGTCTTCAGGTAAGTAGTTGTGTATTTTCATGTTCCCAGGAACTCCTGAAAAACAGGGCTATGCCCTGAGTGTGTATATCCTGgttagataaataaatgaaatgaaatgaataaaatgaaataaatgaaacctCTCCTTTGTACTGAATTGTAAGTTATATATTGGTAGGGAAGAAATCCAGCAGATGTGATAGTGTTGCCATTACCTTTAGCACAGAGATAACATTGCATCTTTCCTTTCTGTTCTTTAGGCTAATGTGGGATCTGAGTGACACTTGCTGACAAGAGGAGGCAGAATATTCCGGAGTGTAGAATAGACTCGCACATTACAGTAACGCTATCACCAAAGTCAAGAAACGGAAACAAAATGGCTTCAGGCAACTTTGCTCCCATGTTGTCTTCTTCACCCCCTCCATTAGAGGAAGGCCAGTCTATGACAgatgattttgatgatgatgactttggAAACTTTTCAAGTGCGGTAGACTCGTTCTCTCCAGGGCAGAACGACTCCTTCACATTCCAACCTGTCAAGGAAGGCCATGGAGTTGATGGGGATGGCATCAAGGATGGCCTGGAAAATGGAGGATGGGCCGCCTTTGAGAGCCATAAGTCTGATACATTTCCTGTTCAGAACGGTCCGATCTCTGTCAATGACTCAACTGCCAACGGATTAGAAGCCCAGGAGGGTGATTTGGAGCCAGAGAGCCCGGGCATGATGGGTTCAGGTGCAATGACAGGAAGCGTTGTGCAGAGCACTACAGATGATGACTTTGGGGATTTCAGTAGTGTACCTTCTTCAGATGTAAGGACAGGATTTAGTGATGGACAGGAAAATGTTTCCCTCAAGGATGCACCTGTAATGACTAATGGAAGCGAACAAGGCTCAGCTTCAGCAGAGTTTGGCAATTTCTCAGGATTGCAGGAAACCAAAAACTCTCTCACTACAGGTACATCAAAAGGGGTGTCAAATGCTGCAAAAGAGAATTCAAGCCATGAACACACAGACTTACCGATGGTAGAGGAATTAGATAGACAGTCTCCAACAGATTGTGCCACAACTGTTATACAACACACAGGTGAGGAACAAAGTCAGGTTAAATCAGCTGGTGCCTTTCCTAAACACAGTCCTGGTGATTCTGACTGCAGGTCCTCAAAAACTgaggttggggaggggggcagtatgGAAATTCAGGCTGAAGTGTCAGAACCAACTGCAAAACAGCGTGAAGGTCATCTCAATGACTCTAATTCCCATGCTGAACAAACTGTAACCTGCCCTGCAGAAGATAAAGTAGGAGACTTTAAAGGAAGTGTGTTGGAAGAGGCAGAAGCAGATGAATTTGGAGACTTTTCCAAACCCTCATTAGGGAAACCTTTAGATGTTATAAACGAAGAACTGCCCTGTGACAAGGAGGAGGATGATGATGGCTGGGCAAATTTCAGAGGCCCTACCGGGGAGTTTGGTAGTTTCTCTGACTTTACTTTAGTAGGTAAAAGACCAGACGATGGGAACGTAGACCTGTATAGTAATGTCAGTGACTGGGGTTCCGCCAGTGATTATTCCAGACAAGACGATGAATTCAGTGACTTTGCCTCAACTCAGGAAACGCCCCAAGATGAAACTTTACCCATAGATTCCCTCTCAGAAGAAGCCTGTCCATCCGGGAGCGCCAGACAGGATGGAGAATTTGTGGAATCTGATGTTCTGGCAGCACAGGGAGAAGATGTGCAAATTAGACCTTCTGTTGACCAAGACATAACTTCCCAAGATACCAGCGTTGTTGGGAAAAGTGTAGATGACAGTGCTGAACCAACAGCTGATGGTGATGAAGAAGACGACTTTGGTGATTTTACATCTACTGAACAGCCATTGTCTGCTGATACAGCTGCTGAGGACTTTTCTACTGGAAAGTCAGAAGATGTGAGAACTGATGACTTTGGtgagttttcagcaccagggccaAGTGCTGAAGATGGTGACTTTGGTGAGTTCAGCACAGGTGACAGTAAGGAGGATGACTGGGCCTCTTTCTCGGGCCCATCAGACTTTGGGGAGTTCTCCCAAGGCCAGGAGAAGTCTACCAAAGAAGAGGACACGTTTGGCTCCTTTGCCTCTACTTCAGGACCTGAGTTTGGAGACTTTGGTGGCTTCCAACAAACCAGCACTTCTGCCAGTACTTCTAAGGTAAGCATTACTTCATAAAAGGTGACAGATAATTTGGTTCTACCAGTAGTGTTAGttatccagttgcatgagtaactgttaatttgtttatcttattccgtagatgtctaaccttcattgacgaaTTTTGTTCTAATTTTATTTGATAGAATGCCTATCAACCACAATAAACTTGT is a genomic window containing:
- the LOC118408295 gene encoding aftiphilin-like isoform X2 codes for the protein MASGNFAPMLSSSPPPLEEGQSMTDDFDDDDFGNFSSAVDSFSPGQNDSFTFQPVKEGHGVDGDGIKDGLENGGWAAFESHKSDTFPVQNGPISVNDSTANGLEAQEGDLEPESPGMMGSGAMTGSVVQSTTDDDFGDFSSVPSSDVRTGFSDGQENVSLKDAPVMTNGSEQGSASAEFGNFSGLQETKNSLTTGTSKGVSNAAKENSSHEHTDLPMVEELDRQSPTDCATTVIQHTGEEQSQVKSAGAFPKHSPGDSDCRSSKTEVGEGGSMEIQAEVSEPTAKQREGHLNDSNSHAEQTVTCPAEDKVGDFKGSVLEEAEADEFGDFSKPSLGKPLDVINEELPCDKEEDDDGWANFRGPTGEFGSFSDFTLVGKRPDDGNVDLYSNVSDWGSASDYSRQDDEFSDFASTQETPQDETLPIDSLSEEACPSGSARQDGEFVESDVLAAQGEDVQIRPSVDQDITSQDTSVVGKSVDDSAEPTADGDEEDDFGDFTSTEQPLSADTAAEDFSTGKSEDVRTDDFGEFSAPGPSAEDGDFGEFSTGDSKEDDWASFSGPSDFGEFSQGQEKSTKEEDTFGSFASTSGPEFGDFGGFQQTSTSASTSKAGDAFLNCFPVKHLGSSEVLLELLLDIITKQSALTGPDSKGKKTTPLHLWDSLKDIDSTHALSFTWTQSQERERLLCSLGVDTRNILLPGKKALPAYAASLGMLEPTKGPLQPVSAAEKITSLTVDEPVQLKDNSKESIPPAEFDWDSSGLVNPLDGFQMRDEFGNVTGGRSASTSGSTVLNLDFFASIDDDLGTSSKSPAPLDAALMGLGLDLSPSLAPPPGSKPQSTTYNSLMASIKTSATITTPLRKDVDKDLSEEARGIMSRLPDLSFMTAKVLMFPASLSKAQEETPSTDGS
- the LOC118408295 gene encoding aftiphilin-like isoform X1, yielding MASGNFAPMLSSSPPPLEEGQSMTDDFDDDDFGNFSSAVDSFSPGQNDSFTFQPVKEGHGVDGDGIKDGLENGGWAAFESHKSDTFPVQNGPISVNDSTANGLEAQEGDLEPESPGMMGSGAMTGSVVQSTTDDDFGDFSSVPSSDVRTGFSDGQENVSLKDAPVMTNGSEQGSASAEFGNFSGLQETKNSLTTGTSKGVSNAAKENSSHEHTDLPMVEELDRQSPTDCATTVIQHTGEEQSQVKSAGAFPKHSPGDSDCRSSKTEVGEGGSMEIQAEVSEPTAKQREGHLNDSNSHAEQTVTCPAEDKVGDFKGSVLEEAEADEFGDFSKPSLGKPLDVINEELPCDKEEDDDGWANFRGPTGEFGSFSDFTLVGKRPDDGNVDLYSNVSDWGSASDYSRQDDEFSDFASTQETPQDETLPIDSLSEEACPSGSARQDGEFVESDVLAAQGEDVQIRPSVDQDITSQDTSVVGKSVDDSAEPTADGDEEDDFGDFTSTEQPLSADTAAEDFSTGKSEDVRTDDFGEFSAPGPSAEDGDFGEFSTGDSKEDDWASFSGPSDFGEFSQGQEKSTKEEDTFGSFASTSGPEFGDFGGFQQTSTSASTSKAGSQAGDAFLNCFPVKHLGSSEVLLELLLDIITKQSALTGPDSKGKKTTPLHLWDSLKDIDSTHALSFTWTQSQERERLLCSLGVDTRNILLPGKKALPAYAASLGMLEPTKGPLQPVSAAEKITSLTVDEPVQLKDNSKESIPPAEFDWDSSGLVNPLDGFQMRDEFGNVTGGRSASTSGSTVLNLDFFASIDDDLGTSSKSPAPLDAALMGLGLDLSPSLAPPPGSKPQSTTYNSLMASIKTSATITTPLRKDVDKDLSEEARGIMSRLPDLSFMTAKVLMFPASLSKAQEETPSTDGS
- the LOC118408295 gene encoding aftiphilin-like isoform X4: MASGNFAPMLSSSPPPLEEGQSMTDDFDDDDFGNFSSAVDSFSPGQNDSFTFQPVKEGHGVDGDGIKDGLENGGWAAFESHKSDTFPVQNGPISVNDSTANGLEAQEGDLEPESPGMMGSGAMTGSVVQSTTDDDFGDFSSVPSSDVRTGFSDGQENVSLKDAPVMTNGSEQGSASAEFGNFSGLQETKNSLTTGTSKGVSNAAKENSSHEHTDLPMVEELDRQSPTDCATTVIQHTGEEQSQVKSAGAFPKHSPGDSDCRSSKTEVGEGGSMEIQAEVSEPTAKQREGHLNDSNSHAEQTVTCPAEDKVGDFKGSVLEEAEADEFGDFSKPSLGKPLDVINEELPCDKEEDDDGWANFRGPTGEFGSFSDFTLVGKRPDDGNVDLYSNVSDWGSASDYSRQDDEFSDFASTQETPQDETLPIDSLSEEACPSGSARQDGEFVESDVLAAQGEDVQIRPSVDQDITSQDTSVVGKSVDDSAEPTADGDEEDDFGDFTSTEQPLSADTAAEDFSTGKSEDVRTDDFGEFSAPGPSAEDGDFGEFSTGDSKEDDWASFSGPSDFGEFSQGQEKSTKEEDTFGSFASTSGPEFGDFGGFQQTSTSASTSKAGSQAGDAFLNCFPVKHLGSSEVLLELLLDIITKQSALTGPDSKGKKTTPLHLWDSLKDIDSTHALSFTWTQSQERERLLCSLGVDTRNILLPGKKALPAYAASLGMLEPTKGPLQPVSAAEKITSLTVDEPVQLKDNSKESIPPAEFDWDSSGLVNPLDASTSGSTVLNLDFFASIDDDLGTSSKSPAPLDAALMGLGLDLSPSLAPPPGSKPQSTTYNSLMASIKTSATITTPLRKDVDKDLSEEARGIMSRLPDLSFMTAKVLMFPASLSKAQEETPSTDGS
- the LOC118408295 gene encoding aftiphilin-like isoform X3 — translated: MASGNFAPMLSSSPPPLEEGQSMTDDFDDDDFGNFSSAVDSFSPGQNDSFTFQPVKEGHGVDGDGIKDGLENGGWAAFESHKSDTFPVQNGPISVNDSTANGLEAQEGDLEPESPGMMGSGAMTGSVVQSTTDDDFGDFSSVPSSDVRTGFSDGQENVSLKDAPVMTNGSEQGSASAEFGNFSGLQETKNSLTTGTSKGVSNAAKENSSHEHTDLPMVEELDRQSPTDCATTVIQHTGEEQSQVKSAGAFPKHSPGDSDCRSSKTEVGEGGSMEIQAEVSEPTAKQREGHLNDSNSHAEQTVTCPAEDKVGDFKGSVLEEAEADEFGDFSKPSLGKPLDVINEELPCDKEEDDDGWANFRGPTGEFGSFSDFTLVGKRPDDGNVDLYSNVSDWGSASDYSRQDDEFSDFASTQETPQDETLPIDSLSEEACPSGSARQDGEFVESDVLAAQGEDVQIRPSVDQDITSQDTSVVGKSVDDSAEPTADGDEEDDFGDFTSTEQPLSADTAAEDFSTGKSEDVRTDDFGEFSAPGPSAEDGDFGEFSTGDSKEDDWASFSGPSDFGEFSQGQEKSTKEEDTFGSFASTSGPEFGDFGGFQQTSTSASTSKAGSQAGDAFLNCFPVKHLGSSEVLLELLLDIITKQSALTGPDSKGKKTTPLHLWDSLKDIDSTHALSFTWTQSQERERLLCSLGVDTRNIGMLEPTKGPLQPVSAAEKITSLTVDEPVQLKDNSKESIPPAEFDWDSSGLVNPLDGFQMRDEFGNVTGGRSASTSGSTVLNLDFFASIDDDLGTSSKSPAPLDAALMGLGLDLSPSLAPPPGSKPQSTTYNSLMASIKTSATITTPLRKDVDKDLSEEARGIMSRLPDLSFMTAKVLMFPASLSKAQEETPSTDGS